The proteins below are encoded in one region of Misgurnus anguillicaudatus chromosome 24, ASM2758022v2, whole genome shotgun sequence:
- the LOC129438768 gene encoding mitogen-activated protein kinase kinase kinase kinase 5, which produces MDALDISTRNPQDDFEILLRVGGGTYGEVYKARNKQNGELAAIKIIKMEPEDDFSVIQQEVVMVRSCKHRNIVAYYGSYIRINKLWICMEYCGGGSLQDIYHVTGPLTEQQIAYVCREMLQGLDYLHEQKKIHRDIKGANILLNDHGEVKLADFGISAQITATFARRMSFIGTPYWMAPEVAAVEIKGGYNELCDIWSVGITAVELAELQPPLFDVHPLRVLFLMSKSGYQPPKLKDKSKWSSNFYNFVKSMLIRNPKKRPSAKKMLTHLFVTQPGLSQDLTLELLDKLRHPEKLKDCLHTDEDDGEVVVSSSLRRIHSMNRHNRAERTNSDIRLDQIYTQRPVADKQKSSDRTLRQSCDQYTSAKKDPIRDESLDTDDDYDDVEIPTAHFMSNTLLYSDVPPPLPPKPKNRAHSEEIVTTEDEESKSLAVCGPIPLLRTSSGTQTHTRPVPRPRSVRNVNSDPSSFSSFHVDAPADLQPPELPPKDRRRRREAPNVPQDPVECVAPVVRKRPIIFRKVFHGCPLKINCSAQWEHPITKDHHLIIGADEGIYTLNLNSAETTMDQLFPGKCVWIYTLGNVLMSVSGKSSQLHSHSLKELYEQSRKEHRIVALPAHRLLPRKLVISTKIPDTKGCRRCSVAHNVVNGCVFLCCALESSVVLLQWYEPMHKFMLIKQFDFPLPTPLRVFEMLVVPEQEYPQVFIRVSKGPNTIQPVQLGFIDLNSNTSWFADTGLESRSADKAQLNQLDSDTLMVLIDNSVHTVGLDGSVKNPKQHAVDVTFNMDVDAVVYHDDTLIAIWKHGWQRRGPGFTDILQEITDPKNIFRLVGSDRMVVMEKRACDDQSGLCNLYVLETVDSAPFPERALSHKHTQ; this is translated from the exons gCACGTAACAAACAGAATGGAGAATTGGCTGCcattaaaataatcaaaatgGAGCCGG AGGATGATTTCTCTGTAATCCAGCAGGAGGTTGTGATGGTGCGCAGTTGTAAGCACAGGAACATTGTAGCATATTATGGAAGTTATATCAG gATAAATAAACTGTGGATCTGTATGGAATACTGTGGTGGAGGATCTTTACAGGATATTTACCACG TGACCGGACCGCTCACAGAACAACAGATAGCTTATGTGTGTCGAGAGATGCTGCAG GGTCTTGATTATTTACATGAACAGAAAAAGATCCACAGGGACATCAAG GGTGCAAATATTCTTCTAAATGATCACGGTGAAGTCAAACTGG CGGATTTTGGCATCTCCGCACAGATCACAGCCACTTTTGCCCGCCGGATGTCATTCATTGGGACTCCATACTG GATGGCTCCAGAAGTGGCTGCAGTGGAGATTAAAGGAGGTTATAATGAACTCTGTGATATCTGGTCTGTGGGAATTACAGCAGTAGAGCTCGCTGAACTACAACCACCTCTGTTTGATGTTCATCCTCTCAG AGTTTTGTTCCTCATGTCTAAGAGCGGCTATCAACCTCCGAAACTCAAAGACAAATCAAAATG GTCCAGCAACTTCTACAACTTTGTGAAGTCCATGCTGATCAGGAACCCAAAGAAGAGACCAAGTGCTAAAAAGATGCTGACA CATTTGTTTGTGACTCAGCCTGGTTTGAGTCAAGATTTAACCCTCGAGCTCTTGGATAAACTCAGACATCCAGAGAAACTCAAAGACTGTTTACACACAGATGAAGATGATGGGGAG GTGGTTGTCTCAAGTTCCCTCAGAAGAATTCACTCAATGAACCGACACAACCGAGCAGAAAGGACAAACTCAGACATCCGCT TGGATCAGATTTACACACAAAGACCAGTAGCTGACAAACAAAAGTCTTCAGACAGAACG TTACGACAGTCATGTGATCAGTACACCAGTGCCAAAAAAGACCCAATCAG AGATGAAAGTTTGGACACAGACGATGATTATGATGATGTGGAAAT ACCTACAGCTCATTTTATgag TAACACACTGCTGTACAGTGATGTTCCTCCGCCTCTACCTCCAAAA cCAAAGAATCGCGCGCATTCAGAGGAGATTGTGACAACGGAAGATGAAGAGAGTAAATCTCTTGCTGTCTGTGGCCCGATACCTTTATTAAGGACGTCCAGtggaacacaaacacacactcgaCCCGTCCCACGACCACGATCTGTACGCAACGTTAACTCTG atcCATCATCATTTTCCAGTTTTCATGTTGATGCTCCAGCAGACCTGCAGCCACCTGAGCTGCCACCTAAGGACAGACGACGCAGACGTGAAGCTCCGAATGTTCCTCAG GATCCGGTCGAGTGTGTCGCTCCAGTGGTTAGGAAACGGCCG ATTATATTCCGGAAAGTCTTTCATGGGTGTCCATTAAAGATCAACTGCTCGGCTCAATGGGAACATCCCATCACTAAAG atCATCACCTGATTATAGGTGCAGATGAGGGAATCTACACACTAAACCTCAACAGTGCTGAGACCACAATGGATCAGCTG TTTCCAGGCAAGTGTGTGTGGATCTACACCCTGGGCAATGTATTAATGTCTGTGTCAG GTAAATCCTCTCAGCTTCACTCTCACTCTCTGAAGGAGCTGTACGAACAGTCACGTAAAGAACATCGTATAGTTGCCTTGCCAGCACACAGACTCTTACCACG GAAGTTAGTGATCAGCACAAAGATTCCAGACACAAAAGGTTGCAGAAGATGTTCAGTGG ctCATAATGTTGTGAATGGTTGTGTGTTTCTGTGCTGTGCGCTGGAGTCCAGTGTGGTTTTGCTGCAGTGGTACGAGCCCATGCATAAGTTTATGCTCATAAAG CAATTTGACTTCCCGTTGCCGACGCCCCTGCGTGTCTTTGAGATGCTGGTGGTCCCTGAGCAGGAATATCCACAGGTGTTCATCAGGGTGAGCAAAGGACCCAACACAATACAACCCGTTCAGCTGGGATTCATCGATCTCAACTCCAACACATCCTGGTTCGCTGATACTGGACTCG AGAGTCGCAGCGCTGATAAAGCTCAGTTGAATCAGTTGGACAGTGACACATTGATGGTTTTGATCGACA ATTCGGTTCATACTGTCGGTTTGGATGGATCAGTGAAGAACCCCAAACAGCACGCTGTAGACGTCACTTTTAATATGGACGTTGATGCTGTGG TTTATCATGATGACACACTGATCGCTATCTGGAAACACGGCTGGCAGAGGAGAGGTCCGGGATTCACCGACATACTGCAGGAGATCACAGACCCCAAAAACATCTTCCGCCTGGTGGGATCTGAcag aaTGGTTGTCATGGAGAAGCGAGCGTGTGATGACCAATCAGGACTCTGTAATCTGTACGTTCTGGAGACGGTTGACTCCGCCCCATTTCCTGAGCGTGCGctgtcacacaaacacacacaatga